The genomic window TTCTCAATCCGGGACGGATGTGGGCGGGGGTGTGATGCAAACAGTCTTGACCATGCCAGGCGCGCTAGCCGCTGCGTACCTCTCCCTCAAAGGGGGAGGCCGAAGTCGGAAACATCCGACTTCGACAGGGAGCGAATGCAGAGTCAGTGCGCGGCTTCGATAGATGCAAACCAATTTCTCGCTCGCCCAGCTCGCCGATGCGCATATCGCCGAATCCAACAAGATCCTGCGCTCCTGCGTGCATTGCGGCTTCTGCACGGCGACCTGTCCGACCTATGTGCTCCTGGGCGATGAACTCGATTCCCCGCGCGGGCGCATCTATCTGATCAAGGACATGCTGGAGCAGGACCGACCGGCGAGCGCCGATGTGGTCAAGCATATCGACCGTTGCCTGTCGTGCCTGTCCTGCATGACCACCTGTCCGTCGGGCGTGCATTACATGCATCTTGTCGACCACGCCCGTGTCCATATCGAGAAGACGTACAAGCGCCCGCTGCGCGAGCGCCTGCTGCGCGCGCTTCTGGCCCGGGTGCTGCCAAATCCCTCCCTGTTCCGTCCGGCATTGCTGCTCGGCTGGCTGGCGCGGCCGCTGGCGCCGTTGTTCGAAGCCGCCGGTCTGGCGCCGTTCGCGGCCATGCTGCGGCTCGCCCGGCCCCCGCGCCTTTCCGGTCTGGGGCGCGGTCGGATCTTTGCAGCGGCAGGCCCGCGCAAGGGCCGCGTCGCCCTGTTGTCCGGCTGCGCCAATGACACGCTCGATCCGACGATCAACGCGGCGACTGTGCGCATTCTCAACCGGCATGGGATCGAGGTCGTCATTCCGCGGGGCGAGGGTTGCTGCGGTTCGCTGGTTCATCATATGGGGCGGGAGGAGGAAGCTCTGGGGCGCGCGCGCGCCAATGTCGACGCCTGGGTGTCCGAAATCGAAGGCGAGGGGCTTGATGCAATCATCATCAATGCCTCCGGGTGCGGAACCACCGTGAAAGACTATGGCTTCATGCTGCGGACCGACGAGGTCTATGCCACCAAGGCCGCACGGGTCTCTGCACTTGCGCGCGATATCTGCGAATATCTGGCGACGATTCCGCTATCCCGGCCTGTGCATCACGGCCTGGTCGTCGCCTATCATGCCGCCTGTTCACTGCAGCACGGCCAAAGAATCGTTCGTCAGCCCAAGGATTTGCTTTCCAAACTGGGCTTCGTGGTCAAAGATGTGCCGGAGGGACATTTGTGCTGCGGATCGGCAGGCACTTACAATATCGT from Pseudorhodoplanes sp. includes these protein-coding regions:
- the glcF gene encoding glycolate oxidase subunit GlcF; translation: MQTNFSLAQLADAHIAESNKILRSCVHCGFCTATCPTYVLLGDELDSPRGRIYLIKDMLEQDRPASADVVKHIDRCLSCLSCMTTCPSGVHYMHLVDHARVHIEKTYKRPLRERLLRALLARVLPNPSLFRPALLLGWLARPLAPLFEAAGLAPFAAMLRLARPPRLSGLGRGRIFAAAGPRKGRVALLSGCANDTLDPTINAATVRILNRHGIEVVIPRGEGCCGSLVHHMGREEEALGRARANVDAWVSEIEGEGLDAIIINASGCGTTVKDYGFMLRTDEVYATKAARVSALARDICEYLATIPLSRPVHHGLVVAYHAACSLQHGQRIVRQPKDLLSKLGFVVKDVPEGHLCCGSAGTYNIVHADIARRLRDRKIARIEQLRPDVIAAGNIGCMTQIATGTAIPVVHPVELLDWSTGGPKPVKLRELDRGERDQNAAADERSTKSEPAVLQS